The following coding sequences lie in one Leishmania panamensis strain MHOM/PA/94/PSC-1 chromosome 19 sequence genomic window:
- a CDS encoding hypothetical protein (TriTrypDB/GeneDB-style sysID: LpmP.19.1000) — MELQTQQHFCLPCPRPYTTSLVWMCLACGELAPYEGASYYSTNNDHAMSGGFDLTTALGDREAAAYAYSSSPPESTPQRYSHLPCGRAESSYRASHYTSSSSSSSGVAAPATATTTILASSLPTLTPLRQAQQHSCVNDASDSYLSQAASSNNRQQHEQQLPLSVMRRITSATVEDVIHRNSVGSVGERRKRCEGALFSAEVFDLRAGEEAFGNDEVSAGGSNLSSRCQRAPTDVTAPDTPQLATPLGNIRDDGNVPAATPRAPAAVSLPQPSAACPAPWRDADFNDAQSLSSAGARSGQQEEDVTCSLTALLAEEYLIGSREMRFCCCCGEVRCAEIRKVTELLPARATVSASYGDAESDEPLDFSVPAAESVFQPSEAAQWRSPPPQTSPADRQQQTQPRQSAESNSRKEISSVHLVALSLARLLLKVKAIAVAAVYNLHPLSPALPKAYFRRHGNGDNGETAVGDDEKSVSTSDSAPLSVNSISRPPPLAPEGRRLRYPLQGPREMDTNRATPLAYVPAEMHPLPCLASVFSVTGGGTVEDLNSVSLDSSELPSWAFTAPDEEDTYRAEEADESLVIQNLRGGVQSDEDVGTRSAEDAHACVRRLHDGSLSLSAIAGTTAATRVAREQKEKWNSISVSEALWRLVLPSLSAPFLPTTSKPSTAAADRAFSLDGRKPLERLMDWIVFPPRRGAVESTASSAVVTSARPYRGFRGDVEEAISQLNAVQLEVAKLRLQQVLAAVNAEQMRRAD, encoded by the coding sequence ATGGAGCTtcagacgcagcagcacttttGCCTGCCGTGCCCGCGCCCCTACACCACCTCTTTGGTGTGGATGTGCCTGGCATGCGGTGAGCTTGCCCCGTACGAAGGAGCCTCTTATTACTCGACGAACAACGACCATGCCATGTCAGGTGGATTTGACCTCACCACTGCGCTTGGCGAccgcgaagcagccgccTACGCTTATTCGAGCTCCCCTCCGGAGTCGACGCCTCAGCGTTACAGTCATCTACCATGCGGCCGTGCAGAGTCCAGTTACCGTGCCTCGCACTacacctcttcctcgtccagtagcagcggcgttgctgcgcctgctACAGCCACGACAACTATATTGGCGTCCTCGCTGCCAACATTaacaccgctgcggcaggcgcagcaACACTCCTGCGTGAACGACGCATCGGACTCGTACTTGTCACAGGCTGCCTCGTCCAATAACAGGCAGcagcatgagcagcagcttccGTTGAGCGTGATGCGCCGTATCACGAGTGCTACCGTTGAGGATGTGATCCACCGCAATAGTGTCGGTAGCGTCGGCGAAAGGCGAAAGCGGTGCGAAGGCGCGCTATTCTCCGCTGAGGTGTTCGACCTTCGCGCAGGTGAAGAAGCCTTCGGCAACGACGAGGTCTCGGCAGGTGGCAGCAACTTGTCAAGCCGCTGTCAACGCGCACCCACAGATGTCACCGCACCCGACACGCCGCAGCTCGCCACGCCCCTGGGAAACATCAGAGATGACGGCAACGTTCCCGCAGCGACTCCGCGTGCACCggctgccgtctctctccctcagcccTCGGCCGCCTGCCCGGCCCCCTGGAGAGACGCGGACTTCAATGACGCACAAAGCCTGTCGAGCGCCGGGGCACGCTCTGGGCAGCAGGAAGAGGATGTGACATGCTCCCTAACAGCGCTGCTCGCGGAGGAGTATCTGATAGGCAGTCGCGAAatgcgcttctgctgctgctgtggcgaggTCCGGTGCGCCGAGATACGAAAggtgacggagctgctgccagcAAGGGCGACGGTTAGCGCCTCGTACGGGGACGCGGAGAGTGACGAGCCCCTGGACTTTTCAGTTCCCGCTGCCGAAAGTGTCTTTCAGCCATCCGAAGCAGCACAGTggcgctcgccgccgccccagACATCTCCAGCTGACCGCCAACAACAAACACAACCACGGCAATCAGCGGAGTCGAATTCTCGCAAGGAGATCTCCTCTGTCCACctcgtcgccctctccctcgcgcgACTCCTGTTAAAGGTGAAAGCCatagcggtggcggccgttTACAACCTCCATCCACtgtcgccagcgctgcccaaGGCGTACTTCAGGCGTCATGGCAATGGCGACAATGGTGAGACGGCAGTGGGCGATGACGAAAAGAGCGTCTCCACCAGTGactcggcgccgctgtcggtaAACTCAATCTCGCGACCCCCACCGCTGGCTCCGGAAGGACGTCGTCTGAGATACCCTCTGCAGGGCCCCAGAGAAATGGATACAAACAGGGCGACGCCATTGGCGTACGTCCCGGCAGAGATGCACCCGCTCCCATGCTTGGCATCGGTGTTCAGCGTCACCGGCGGCGGTACAGTGGAGGATTTGAACAGTGTCTCGCTCGACTCTAGTGAACTACCGAGTTGGGCCTTCACAGCACCGGACGAGGAAGACACGTACAGAGCTGAAGAGGCCGACGAGAGCCTCGTCATCCAGAATCTGCGCGGAGGCGTGCAGAGCGACGAGGATGTCGGCACAAGGAGTGCCGAAGacgcgcatgcgtgtgtacgAAGGCTTCACGatggctctctctccctgtcagCCATCGCGggcaccaccgcggcgacAAGAGTGGCACGCgaacaaaaagagaagtggaACTCAATCAGCGTCTCAGAAGCCCTGTGGCGCCTGGTGCTGCCATCCCTCAGCGCCCCTTTTCTGCCAACGACGTCAAAGCCGTCgacagccgctgccgatCGCGCATTTTCGCTCGATGGCCGGAAACCACTTGAGCGTCTAATGGACTGGATCGTGTTCCCGCCGCGTCGCGGGGCTGTGGAGTCGACGGCAAGCAGCGCTGTGGTCACCAGCGCGCGTCCCTACCGCGGCTTTCGCGGAGATGTCGAGGAGGCCATTAGT